The Planctomycetia bacterium genome contains the following window.
ACTTGCCATAACCGGTGTTGAGCCCCATCAGGAGCTTGCGGTTGCCGTGCGAAGGGTTGATGCCGACGAGGTTTTGATTGACCCGTTTCTCATCGAGCAACGACGCGAACGGCGTCTCGTCGATGCTTTTGCCGGCGTACTTGTTGAGCGCCGGCTTGACGTCGAAGCTCTCCATGTGGCTCACGCCGCCGCAGAGAAAAATCCAAATGACGTTCTTCGCCTTCGCCGGCTTAGGCTTCGCGCCGACATTCGCCAACCCTTCGCGTTGCAACATCGCCGACAGCGCCAGGCCGGTGAAGCCCATGCCGGTGTCGGCGAGAAACGAACGGCGCGAGCGGTGCTCAGGGCGTTGTGGGTTCATGCTCATGGCAGCGTCACGAATTCGTGGTGATTGAAGAGGGCATGCACGAGCATCTCGCGGGCCCGAAGTTGCGGCGAGGGGGAAGGCTTCGGCGGTGGCGATTGCCGGGCGGCGAACCACGCTTGTTGTTGCGTGAGAAACTCACGACACGCGGCCTGCTCCGCTTCGTTCGGCGCTCGGGTCACGACCGTTTCATACGCGGCGACGACGAACGCGCCGTCGTCGGCCGCATGGGCTGCGTGCAGCCGGCCGGCAAGCAACCGCGATTGGGTCAGCGTGAGCTCGCTGTTCGCCAGCGCCAAGGCCTGCTGCGGCATTACGCTTTCGCGCCGTTCATAACACTCCGTCACGGCGGCGGCATCGAACAGCTTGAGGAACGTCATCTGCTTTTCGGCGGCATGGCGAAAGTAGAGGCTGCGGCGTTTCGTCGTCAGGCCTTGAGCGTGGTCGATGTCGGGCCCGCCGAACGTCGGGTCGAGCTCTCCCGCGCAACTGAGCACGCAGTCTCTTACGACTTCCGCTTCCAAGCGCCGGGCGGGAAACTTCGTGAGATAATGATTATCGGGATCGCCGCCGACAGCGGTTGCCGCGGCGTGCGACGATTGACGGTAGGTGCTCGACGTGACGATCAGGCGCTGGAGATGCTTGATCGACCACGGCCGGGCCGACGGGGTCGTTTGCGGGTCGACGAACTCGGCCGCCAGCCAATCGAGCAGCTCCGGGTGCGTCGGCTTCGCGCCGAGCGTGCCGAAGTTGGCGGTCGTGGCGACGATCGCTCGATCGAAGTGTCGGCCCCAAAGATGATTCACCGCCACGCGCGCCGTCAGCGGGTTCTTCGGATCGACGACCCACCGGGCCAGCGCCGAGCGGCGACCGCTGCTTTGCGGTGGATAGACTTCGAGCTTGCGTTTCGCATACGCCGAGCTCTCGGGCAGCGCGAGCGCCGCCTCGGCATCTTTCAATATTTTTTGCGTATCGGCTTTCTTCTTCGCCGCTTGCTCGACTCGTTTCACGTCCGACGCCGGCTTATCCGGCTTCCCCGCCACGACCGGCTTGGCTTTGCTCAGCGCTTCGTCCGCAGCGAGCACTTCGTTCTCGGCTTTCGCTACTTCCACGCGCGCCTCGGCCACGGCCTGACGCCGCTGCGCTAGAGTCGAGGCCGTCGCCGACTTCTTCCAAGCTTCGGTGTTCGATTTCCCGGCGGCTTCGAGTTGCTCGACCTCGATGACGAGCTTGAGCGTTTCATAACGCTGCCGGGCCGAAGCCGCTTCGAGTTCGGCCAGCTTGCGATCGCCGGCTTTCGTCGGGGTCGGCAGCGCGGCGACTTTCTTCTCGGCCTCTTCGGCCATGCGCAGGGCTCCGGCCAAGTCGTCTTGCAAGACGAACGCTTGCCGTAGCGGATCGTACGCCTCGCGAGGAAGCGAGACCGTGCTCACTTCGTACTTACCGCCGAACAGCGCGGGCACGCCCGGCGGGATCGGCTTGTCTTTGCGCGGCGTCCGTTCGTCGCCGCGCACGAACAGAAACGTCGCGGTTGCGAGATCCTTATCGAACACGCGCGGCAAACCATCGACGGCGACGTCCGCCGTGCCTGGTAGGCGATCGAGCCGAACTTGATGCGGCTCGAAGATCGCGCGGAACGCGTAGTATTCCGTCTGCTCGATCGGGTCCGACATATGATCGTGGCACCGCGCGCAATTCAACGTCAGCCCTAAGAGCGACTTGAACGTATGCTCGACCGTGTCTTGCAGCCATTGCTCGCGGCTCAGCAGCTTGAAGTTGCGCACCAAGTATCCCGTAGCCCGCAGCTCGTTGCGATCGGTCGGCGCAAGTTCGTCGGCGGCGAGCATCGCCGTCACCATCTGATCGTACGGGCGATCGGCGTTGAGCTGCTCGATGATCCAATCGCGCCAATGCCAGATGTGCGGTTGGCTGTCGCGGATTTGTTTGTTCCAACCGGCCCAATCGCTGTAGCGCCAGATATCCATCCAATGCCGACCCCAGCGCTCGCCGTATTGCGGACGAGCCAAGAGACGATCGACCACTTTTTCATAAGCATCGGGAGCGTCGTCGTGGAGGAAGTCTTGCAGCTCTTGGCGCGTCGGCGCGAGGCCCGTCAGGTCGAGATAGAGACGACGGAGCAAGACCTGCTTCGCTGCTTCCGGGGCCGGCGCAAGGCCGCGTCGGCGTTGCTCGGCCGCGACGAACGTATCGATCGGGTTGCGAGCCCAACCTTTCGCGTCGACGGCAGCGGCCGGCCGCCGCACCGGTTGGAACGCCCAATGGGCCCGCGGGTCGGCGATCGGCGTCTCGGCGGGAGCCTTCGCGCCCGCATCGATCCAGCTTCGCAAGATCGAGACTTCGCTTTCGTCCAGCGCCTTGCCTTCCGCCTCGGGAGGCATGCGCGAATGGTCGTGTGTCCCGAGGACGGCGTGCATCAACGGGCTGTCGGCACTTCGTCCGGGAACGACCGCGGGACCGCTGTCGCCTCCGCCGATCACGCCGGCTGCCGTGTCGATGCGGAAGCCCGACTTTTGCCGCACGGCGCTATGGCACGCCAAGCAATGTTTCGCGAGCAACGGCTTGACGTCGCGAACGTAATCGACCGCTTCGGCCGCAACGACGCCGGAGCTCAAAGCCGCGAAAACCACGACCAGCACAAGCGACGCCATTCCCGCGCTTCGGGTGCAGCGCAAACATCGCCGGTAGAAAGGAGTTGCGAGCATGGCGGGGAGGGGGAGGCGGGAGGAAACCGAGACGGTGCGGGAACTCTATTCAATCGTGTCCGGCCGCCGCGGTCAACCTAATTATCGGACGCCTTCAGAGCCCGGCACCAGACCTTCGGTGGCGATCAATAAAATTTTGCTCCGCTCGTCGAGCGCGAGCTCTTGCGCAAGCGGAGAACCGGGCAGGGCCGACAACAAGCCCGCCAGGCCGGTCGCGCCGGAAGCGGTCGTCGCCGGTCCGCCGCAGGCGAGGAGCAGAGCGACGGCTTCGCTTAGCGCCGCTTCGCTCACGCTCACGGCATCGGCTTGCACACGGCGCAAAATCTCCACGGCCGGCGCCGAGGCTTCGCCGCACGACAACATCTCGGCCGACGTTTGCAAATCGCCCGACAGCCGCTCGATGCGCCGCTCGCGCAGCGCGAGCCCGACGCATGCCACCGCTTCCGGCTCGACGACGACGATGCGACAAGCGAGCGAGTAAGTCTCGCGGAGTCCTTGCGCCAAAGCCGCCGCGAGGCCGCCGACTCCCGCTTGCACGAACAAGTGCGTCGGCCGCGCAGCGCCGCGACTGCCGAGTTGCTCGACGATCTCTTCGACCATGAGCCCGTAGCCGGCCATCACGTCGGCCGTGACGGGATCGTTCAGATGCGGCGACGTATCGGAGATGAGCAAGCCCTCGCCGCGCTCGACCGCCAGAAACGCGGCATCCACCGCATCGTCGTACGAGCCGTCGATCCACACGATCTCGGCACCCCGAGCGGCGATCCGCTTCGCGCGCGACTCCGGCACCTGCGTGTGCAAGTACACGCGGGCCGACGCTCCGGCCAGCTCGGCCGCTGCGGCCACGGCGAGCCCATGATTGCCGTCGCTCGCACAGATGAGGGTCGGCAGCTTCGCGGTCGGTAGTTTCTGGGTCGGTAGCTTACTGTCGGAGCCGTTGCGAGCCGTGAGCGAAGCGATCGTCGGCAGTTCGGCGGCGCGGGCCAAGGCGCGCAGTCCGGCGTACATCCCCCCGAGCACCTTGAAGCTGCCGAGCGGACGGCGACCTTCGTCTTTCACATACACCGCGCCGACTCCGCAACGCTGCGCCAGCGCGGGAAGATCGAGGAGCGGCGTCGGCTCATAAGCAGGCCAAAGCCGAAACAAGGCCCGCGGCGATTCGTCGGAAAGGGAAGTCATCGGTGTCGGGGTCGGCCTTTCATCCGGCGGCCTTACATGCGGCGGCAACTCGGCAACGGCGAGCTTAATATCTTACGGTGCCAAGCATAACAGGTATCCCATCGCGATCATCCGGGCAACCGATTTCAGCGCAGCGTGTATCTCGCCGCGCATGCCGCTGATAAACTGGCGGCCTCACCATTAAAACCACTCGGAAAGTATGCACTCATGGCAAACGAGTTGAAAGATCGGGTCGCGTTGGTCACCGGCTCCGGAGTCGGCATCGGGCGGGCCTGCGCCGTAGCGCTGGCTCGTGCGGGAGCGGTCG
Protein-coding sequences here:
- a CDS encoding pyridoxal-phosphate dependent enzyme; the protein is MTSLSDESPRALFRLWPAYEPTPLLDLPALAQRCGVGAVYVKDEGRRPLGSFKVLGGMYAGLRALARAAELPTIASLTARNGSDSKLPTQKLPTAKLPTLICASDGNHGLAVAAAAELAGASARVYLHTQVPESRAKRIAARGAEIVWIDGSYDDAVDAAFLAVERGEGLLISDTSPHLNDPVTADVMAGYGLMVEEIVEQLGSRGAARPTHLFVQAGVGGLAAALAQGLRETYSLACRIVVVEPEAVACVGLALRERRIERLSGDLQTSAEMLSCGEASAPAVEILRRVQADAVSVSEAALSEAVALLLACGGPATTASGATGLAGLLSALPGSPLAQELALDERSKILLIATEGLVPGSEGVR
- a CDS encoding DUF1553 domain-containing protein, with translation MASLVLVVVFAALSSGVVAAEAVDYVRDVKPLLAKHCLACHSAVRQKSGFRIDTAAGVIGGGDSGPAVVPGRSADSPLMHAVLGTHDHSRMPPEAEGKALDESEVSILRSWIDAGAKAPAETPIADPRAHWAFQPVRRPAAAVDAKGWARNPIDTFVAAEQRRRGLAPAPEAAKQVLLRRLYLDLTGLAPTRQELQDFLHDDAPDAYEKVVDRLLARPQYGERWGRHWMDIWRYSDWAGWNKQIRDSQPHIWHWRDWIIEQLNADRPYDQMVTAMLAADELAPTDRNELRATGYLVRNFKLLSREQWLQDTVEHTFKSLLGLTLNCARCHDHMSDPIEQTEYYAFRAIFEPHQVRLDRLPGTADVAVDGLPRVFDKDLATATFLFVRGDERTPRKDKPIPPGVPALFGGKYEVSTVSLPREAYDPLRQAFVLQDDLAGALRMAEEAEKKVAALPTPTKAGDRKLAELEAASARQRYETLKLVIEVEQLEAAGKSNTEAWKKSATASTLAQRRQAVAEARVEVAKAENEVLAADEALSKAKPVVAGKPDKPASDVKRVEQAAKKKADTQKILKDAEAALALPESSAYAKRKLEVYPPQSSGRRSALARWVVDPKNPLTARVAVNHLWGRHFDRAIVATTANFGTLGAKPTHPELLDWLAAEFVDPQTTPSARPWSIKHLQRLIVTSSTYRQSSHAAATAVGGDPDNHYLTKFPARRLEAEVVRDCVLSCAGELDPTFGGPDIDHAQGLTTKRRSLYFRHAAEKQMTFLKLFDAAAVTECYERRESVMPQQALALANSELTLTQSRLLAGRLHAAHAADDGAFVVAAYETVVTRAPNEAEQAACREFLTQQQAWFAARQSPPPKPSPSPQLRAREMLVHALFNHHEFVTLP